From Nymphaea colorata isolate Beijing-Zhang1983 chromosome 6, ASM883128v2, whole genome shotgun sequence, a single genomic window includes:
- the LOC116256067 gene encoding polygalacturonase inhibitor-like: protein MTLAKIQTHSIHWPIEMSSFIDLIFTFFLFLTLSSSTTAYRWRCVPEDRQILQDINKELNNTMSNGWLPDEDCCQHYIGVSCDFDTSRVNAIAFNGIPIPRIPPSLARVPYLKQLFIRKIPGLTGEIPEFLSNLTGLTWLEISWTNVTGPIPRWLHRLPQLESLVLNYNRLSGTIPPYLFDLPNLNWLRLDRNQLTGSIPEAFGRFKGNSIFLAHNMLTGQVPKSLAHIDWSQIELQWNSLIGDPSPLFNNRSKTLLQLDLSRNLFDFDLTAVQIPVDKLYRFDLSHNMVRGSIPKEMVNATSLGIFNVSYNRLCGRIPYAALKDAVDMIADESVVGAVL from the exons ATGACCCTGGCAAAGATCCAGACTCATTCGATCCATTGGCCGATCGAAATGTCTTCCTTCATTGATCTCatcttcaccttcttcctcttccttacACTCTCCTCCAGTACAACCGCCTACCGATGGCGGTGCGTCCCGGAGGACCGGCAAATCCTGCAGGATATCAACAAGGAGTTGAACAACACGATGTCGAACGGATGGTTACCGGACGAGGATTGCTGTCAGCACTATATTGGTGTTTCTTGCGATTTTGACACCAGCAGGGTGAACGCGATTGCTTTTAACGGCATACCCATTCCCCGGATTCCACCGTCCCTTGCCCGTGTCCCCTACCTGAAACAGCTTTTCATACGGAAAATACCAGGCCTAACCGGCGAGATCCCGGAGTTCCTGTCCAACCTGACGGGGCTTACCTGGCTGGAAATCAGCTGGACGAACGTCACCGGTCCCATCCCCCGTTGGCTCCACCGGCTCCCTCAGCTGGAATCCCTCGTTCTCAACTATAACCGACTCTCTGGCACGATACCACCTTACCTCTTCGACTTGCCCAACTTAAACTGGCTGCGGCTTGACCGCAACCAGCTCACCGGTTCAATACCCGAGGCATTCGGCCGGTTCAAGGGCAACTCCATTTTCCTCGCACACAACATGCTCACCGGTCAGGTGCCCAAGTCCCTCGCACACATCGACTGGAGTCAGATCGAACTGCAATGGAACAGTCTCATTGGCGACCCTTCTCCCCTGTTCAACAATCGGTCCAAAACACTATTGCAGCTCGATCTGTCCCGGAATCTGTTCGATTTCGATCTCACCGCCGTTCAGATTCCGGTGGACAAGCTGTATAGGTTCGATCTCTCGCACAACATGGTACGCGGCAGCATCCCCAAGGAAATGGTGAACGCTACCAGCTTGGGGATCTTCAACGTGAGCTACAACAGGCTCTGTGGGAGGATTCCTTATGCAG CCTTGAAAGATGCCGTCGACATGATTGCAGATGAATCTGTGGTTGGAGCTGTGTTGTAG